A region of Chelonoidis abingdonii isolate Lonesome George chromosome 8, CheloAbing_2.0, whole genome shotgun sequence DNA encodes the following proteins:
- the PPP1R7 gene encoding protein phosphatase 1 regulatory subunit 7 isoform X3 — protein METINLDPEAEDVDLNHFRIGKIEGFEVLKKVKTLCLRQNLVKCIENLEQLQTLRELDLYDNQIRKIESLEALTDLEILDISFNLLRHIEGLDRLTQLKKLFLVNNKISKIENLSNLQQLQMLELGSNRIRAIENIDTLTNLDSLFLGKNKITKLQNLDALTNLTVLSIQSNRLTKIEGLQNLVNLRELYLSHNGIEVIEGLENNNKLTMLDIASNRIKKIENVSHLTELQEFWMNDNLIESWSDLDELKGAKNLETVYLERNPLQKDPQYRRKIMLALPSVRQIDATFVRF, from the exons ATGGAGACAATTAACCTGGATCCGGAAGCTGAG GATGTTGACCTTAATCATTTCCGAATTGGAAAGATCGAGGGATTTGAAGTGCTCAAGAAAGTGAAG ACTCTGTGTCTACGTCAGAATTTGGTTAAGTGCATCGAGAACCTGGAACAGCTGCAGACTCTCAGAGAACTAGATCTCTATGACAATCAGATTCGGAAGATTGAGAGCTTAGAGGCCCTGACAGACCTTGA GATCCTGGACATCTCTTTTAACTTGCTGCGACACATTGAAGGACTAGACCGGCTCACCCAGCTTAAAAAACTCTTCCTGGTCAACAATAAAATCAGCAAAATTGAGAACCTGAGCAACTTACAGCAATTACAGATGTTAGAGCTGGGATCCAATCGAATCCGG GCAATTGAGAATATTGACACATTGACTAACCTGGACAGCCTATTCCTGGGAAAGAACAAAATCACCAAGCTCCAGAACTTGGATGCACTGACAAACTTGACAGTGCTCAGTATACAG AGCAACCGGCTGACCAAGATCGAGGGTCTGCAGAACCTGGTGAATCTGCGTGAGCTGTATCTTAGCCACAACGGCATAGAAGTCATCGAGGGACTGGAGAACAAT AATAAACTTACAATGCTGGACATTGCATCCAATAGGATCAAAAAGATTGAAAATGTCAGCCATCTAACAGAGCTGCAGGAATTCTGG ATGAATGATAATCTCATTGAGAGTTGGAGTGACCTGGATGAGCTGAAGGGAGCCAAGAATTTGGAAACTGTATATCTGGAGAGAAACCCCCTGCAGAAGGATCCACAGTACCGGCGCAAAATCATGCTGGCTCTTCCTTCTGTCCGGCAGATTGATGCCACGTTTGTCCGATTCTGA
- the PPP1R7 gene encoding protein phosphatase 1 regulatory subunit 7 isoform X2 — translation MAAERGEGPLQEMMEVDRRVESEESGDDEGKKQAGCIVTDLSQQSLRDEQNGENLTGEAETPVDMETINLDPEAEDVDLNHFRIGKIEGFEVLKKVKTLCLRQNLVKCIENLEQLQTLRELDLYDNQIRKIESLEALTDLEILDISFNLLRHIEGLDRLTQLKKLFLVNNKISKIENLSNLQQLQMLELGSNRIRAIENIDTLTNLDSLFLGKNKITKLQNLDALTNLTVLSIQSNRLTKIEGLQNLVNLRELYLSHNGIEVIEGLENNNKLTMLDIASNRIKKIENVSHLTELQEFWQKVLVV, via the exons ATGGCGGCGGAGAGAGGAGAGGGGCCGCTGCAGGAGATGATGGAGG TTGACAGGCGAGTAGAGTCAGAAGAGTCAGGAGATGATGAAGGGAAGAAGCAAGCAGGTTGCATAGTAACAGACCTCAGTCAGCAGAGCCTGAGAGATGAGCAGAATGGGGAGAACTTAACAG gagaagcagagacACCAGTTGATATGGAGACAATTAACCTGGATCCGGAAGCTGAG GATGTTGACCTTAATCATTTCCGAATTGGAAAGATCGAGGGATTTGAAGTGCTCAAGAAAGTGAAG ACTCTGTGTCTACGTCAGAATTTGGTTAAGTGCATCGAGAACCTGGAACAGCTGCAGACTCTCAGAGAACTAGATCTCTATGACAATCAGATTCGGAAGATTGAGAGCTTAGAGGCCCTGACAGACCTTGA GATCCTGGACATCTCTTTTAACTTGCTGCGACACATTGAAGGACTAGACCGGCTCACCCAGCTTAAAAAACTCTTCCTGGTCAACAATAAAATCAGCAAAATTGAGAACCTGAGCAACTTACAGCAATTACAGATGTTAGAGCTGGGATCCAATCGAATCCGG GCAATTGAGAATATTGACACATTGACTAACCTGGACAGCCTATTCCTGGGAAAGAACAAAATCACCAAGCTCCAGAACTTGGATGCACTGACAAACTTGACAGTGCTCAGTATACAG AGCAACCGGCTGACCAAGATCGAGGGTCTGCAGAACCTGGTGAATCTGCGTGAGCTGTATCTTAGCCACAACGGCATAGAAGTCATCGAGGGACTGGAGAACAAT AATAAACTTACAATGCTGGACATTGCATCCAATAGGATCAAAAAGATTGAAAATGTCAGCCATCTAACAGAGCTGCAGGAATTCTGG
- the PPP1R7 gene encoding protein phosphatase 1 regulatory subunit 7 isoform X1 → MAAERGEGPLQEMMEVDRRVESEESGDDEGKKQAGCIVTDLSQQSLRDEQNGENLTGEAETPVDMETINLDPEAEDVDLNHFRIGKIEGFEVLKKVKTLCLRQNLVKCIENLEQLQTLRELDLYDNQIRKIESLEALTDLEILDISFNLLRHIEGLDRLTQLKKLFLVNNKISKIENLSNLQQLQMLELGSNRIRAIENIDTLTNLDSLFLGKNKITKLQNLDALTNLTVLSIQSNRLTKIEGLQNLVNLRELYLSHNGIEVIEGLENNNKLTMLDIASNRIKKIENVSHLTELQEFWMNDNLIESWSDLDELKGAKNLETVYLERNPLQKDPQYRRKIMLALPSVRQIDATFVRF, encoded by the exons ATGGCGGCGGAGAGAGGAGAGGGGCCGCTGCAGGAGATGATGGAGG TTGACAGGCGAGTAGAGTCAGAAGAGTCAGGAGATGATGAAGGGAAGAAGCAAGCAGGTTGCATAGTAACAGACCTCAGTCAGCAGAGCCTGAGAGATGAGCAGAATGGGGAGAACTTAACAG gagaagcagagacACCAGTTGATATGGAGACAATTAACCTGGATCCGGAAGCTGAG GATGTTGACCTTAATCATTTCCGAATTGGAAAGATCGAGGGATTTGAAGTGCTCAAGAAAGTGAAG ACTCTGTGTCTACGTCAGAATTTGGTTAAGTGCATCGAGAACCTGGAACAGCTGCAGACTCTCAGAGAACTAGATCTCTATGACAATCAGATTCGGAAGATTGAGAGCTTAGAGGCCCTGACAGACCTTGA GATCCTGGACATCTCTTTTAACTTGCTGCGACACATTGAAGGACTAGACCGGCTCACCCAGCTTAAAAAACTCTTCCTGGTCAACAATAAAATCAGCAAAATTGAGAACCTGAGCAACTTACAGCAATTACAGATGTTAGAGCTGGGATCCAATCGAATCCGG GCAATTGAGAATATTGACACATTGACTAACCTGGACAGCCTATTCCTGGGAAAGAACAAAATCACCAAGCTCCAGAACTTGGATGCACTGACAAACTTGACAGTGCTCAGTATACAG AGCAACCGGCTGACCAAGATCGAGGGTCTGCAGAACCTGGTGAATCTGCGTGAGCTGTATCTTAGCCACAACGGCATAGAAGTCATCGAGGGACTGGAGAACAAT AATAAACTTACAATGCTGGACATTGCATCCAATAGGATCAAAAAGATTGAAAATGTCAGCCATCTAACAGAGCTGCAGGAATTCTGG ATGAATGATAATCTCATTGAGAGTTGGAGTGACCTGGATGAGCTGAAGGGAGCCAAGAATTTGGAAACTGTATATCTGGAGAGAAACCCCCTGCAGAAGGATCCACAGTACCGGCGCAAAATCATGCTGGCTCTTCCTTCTGTCCGGCAGATTGATGCCACGTTTGTCCGATTCTGA